TGATGAAGGCCGACAGGCGCATGAACACGGCGGTGCCATTGTCGCCCAGCCGGTGCAGCATCTGCGCCGCGAAGCGCAGGCAGATATACAGGGTGACGGACACCACGATGATGCCCGGGATGGAGCCGGCCAGCCGGACCAGGCTCAGCGCGTGGTTCTGGTCGCGCAGCGACACGCCGACCGTGATGGCCGCGGCGATCGAGCCGGGGCCGCAGCTGATGGGGAAGGTCAGCGGGTAGAAGGCGCGGGCCTTGGCCATTTCCGGGGTGAACGATTCGGCCAGCCGCGCCACGCGCTCGGTGTCGGCGTCGGGCGAGTTGACCAGGCGCCAGGCGCTGGCGATCACCAGCATGCCGCCGCCCACGCGCACGATGGACAGCGAGATGCCGAAGAAGCTCAGCAGCACGTTGCCGGCGACCATGGCCACGACCAGCATCAGGCCGACGTTGACGGCGACCCGCTTGGACAGCACGGTGCGGGTCGAGGACGACGCGCCTTCGGTGAGCGACAGGAAGATGGGGGCGATGGCCGGCGGATTGAGAAAGGGCAGCAGGGTCGCCAGCGCGAAGAGAAAGCTTCCGCCGAACACGCGCAGGTAGTCGTAGAGCTGCATAGAGGGCCATCGCCGGAGCCAAAACCCGGATTGTATGCGTTGGCGGCCCGCGTGGCGATGCGCCGCGCGGGCCGTTATTGCTGCCGGGTCACGCTGCGATCAGGCCGCGCGCTGGCGGGCTTCCTCGCCGGCCAATGCGTCCAGGATGTCGCGCTCGAACTGCATCTGCGTGCGGGGCCGCTCCAGCGCCGCGCCGTCCACGATGAACACGTCCTCGACGCGGTCGCCCAGCGTCATGATCTTGGCCATGAGCAGGTTCACCTCGTGCCGCGCGAATACCTGCGCCAGCGCGTGCAGCAGGCCGGCGCGGTCGGTGGCGGTCACTGACAGGCGCCAGGACTTGCTGCGCTC
The Achromobacter sp. AONIH1 DNA segment above includes these coding regions:
- a CDS encoding MarC family protein — protein: MQLYDYLRVFGGSFLFALATLLPFLNPPAIAPIFLSLTEGASSSTRTVLSKRVAVNVGLMLVVAMVAGNVLLSFFGISLSIVRVGGGMLVIASAWRLVNSPDADTERVARLAESFTPEMAKARAFYPLTFPISCGPGSIAAAITVGVSLRDQNHALSLVRLAGSIPGIIVVSVTLYICLRFAAQMLHRLGDNGTAVFMRLSAFIMLCLGVQIFWEGARELMVGVLQQVMQPIPVPKV